In one Trichlorobacter lovleyi SZ genomic region, the following are encoded:
- the extKL gene encoding multiheme c-type cytochrome (seleno)protein ExtKL has translation MHLFRTTVLACLALSTFAVAALAAPVGVGRDATLASQPKANSIAELVARYDSSSCIGCHQQAHDEWAKSIHARSIFGTGRTAATFRTAIINGAMDWPASGVKSPKDVKVEHLQGCTKCHLPQLADATDKVAQEIVTTLWDWDAAIKKEDTDKAEKLEKTLSSLNINCLICHNRNAITHKWSEGYPKKDTVYGSKSGEHMDGKFTKMAKGQIMSESIMCGQCHGQGPNFDQENPTQCATGYASYLMAYIPEGGNKSCQQCHMRESKLGHNMQSYRSKEMAQKAVEMHVETNSVYWRDNTTIRPKAAVRIELTNKAGHGIPDGUPTPNRLVLSVKAKDKSGKEVFNAERIFMPIPQQLGKGDRMGRGPYEKSGMLEDTSLPPLRTIITTHDIFFPVKTEEKDGKKVSSISSDTLDLEVRLWYLPFGTMDDDPFLWKEFKKTVKISTTGK, from the coding sequence ATGCACCTATTTCGTACTACAGTTCTGGCCTGCCTGGCACTTAGTACCTTTGCCGTAGCGGCGCTTGCCGCTCCTGTCGGTGTTGGCCGCGACGCCACCCTTGCTTCGCAGCCCAAGGCCAACAGTATTGCCGAACTGGTGGCACGCTATGACTCCAGTTCCTGCATCGGCTGCCATCAGCAGGCCCATGACGAATGGGCAAAATCGATCCACGCCCGCTCTATCTTTGGCACAGGACGTACTGCAGCCACCTTCAGGACCGCTATCATCAACGGCGCAATGGATTGGCCCGCCTCCGGTGTCAAGTCACCCAAGGATGTCAAGGTTGAACACCTGCAGGGCTGTACCAAGTGTCACCTGCCCCAACTGGCTGATGCAACCGACAAGGTTGCTCAGGAAATCGTGACCACGCTCTGGGATTGGGATGCCGCCATTAAAAAGGAAGATACCGACAAGGCAGAAAAACTTGAGAAGACCCTTTCCTCACTTAATATTAACTGCCTGATCTGCCACAACCGTAATGCCATTACCCACAAGTGGTCTGAAGGCTACCCCAAAAAGGATACGGTCTACGGCAGCAAGTCAGGCGAGCATATGGATGGCAAGTTCACCAAAATGGCCAAAGGGCAGATCATGTCTGAATCGATCATGTGTGGCCAGTGTCACGGACAGGGCCCCAACTTTGATCAGGAAAACCCGACCCAGTGTGCAACCGGCTATGCCAGCTACCTGATGGCCTATATACCGGAAGGGGGCAACAAGAGCTGCCAGCAGTGCCATATGCGTGAGAGCAAGCTGGGCCATAACATGCAGAGTTACCGCTCCAAGGAGATGGCTCAAAAGGCGGTTGAGATGCATGTGGAAACCAACTCGGTCTACTGGCGGGATAACACGACTATCCGTCCCAAGGCAGCGGTACGGATTGAGCTGACCAACAAGGCCGGTCACGGCATACCCGATGGCTGACCGACCCCCAACCGACTGGTTCTGTCGGTAAAAGCAAAAGACAAGAGTGGCAAGGAAGTATTCAACGCAGAACGTATATTCATGCCGATTCCTCAGCAACTGGGTAAAGGCGACCGGATGGGACGTGGTCCTTACGAAAAGAGCGGTATGCTGGAAGACACCAGCCTGCCGCCGTTGAGGACGATCATCACAACCCATGACATCTTCTTCCCGGTCAAGACAGAGGAGAAGGATGGCAAGAAGGTAAGCAGCATCAGCAGCGACACCCTGGATCTGGAAGTCAGGCTCTGGTACCTGCCGTTCGGCACCATGGATGATGATCCGTTCCTCTGGAAAGAGTTCAAAAAGACCGTAAAAATCAGTACTACCGGAAAATAA
- the extI gene encoding selenite/tellurite reduction operon porin ExtI yields the protein MTKIGKVSAAAALMLGLAAPAMAGPQITFGPDDKGVLQIDYKGQFQMTVRDSGSGTNNDDTTTNFNFRRNRLALMGAYGDMMSLYVQTEFVDQTSINTLGVNSTPTNPEFTILDAVVRFNLHDAFNVNVGKFKYNFSRENLEACEMPLTLDRSLFIRAPFVTTRDMGLAVWGNVYKDMFQYRLDVMEGRKAASGESAPKSNFRYTMRAHASLLDPENDYGYKGTYLGKKKVLTIGGAMQYEPKVAYSNVAAKTGEKDYYAWTLDGFFEYPVKDMGTITVSGAYANYKLDNAYLGANPDTNTIGLNGEKNGWYLKGGYMLPNLPLQLFGRYEKWKFAQLNNIYDQRVDWAGVGANYYIWGQNLKVTMEYGMTMFDKKGTYSGPDGTNVRTKDFNTFITQLQVIF from the coding sequence ACTAAAATCGGTAAAGTAAGCGCTGCAGCCGCACTGATGCTGGGCCTGGCCGCACCGGCCATGGCCGGCCCCCAGATAACCTTCGGGCCTGATGATAAAGGGGTGCTGCAAATTGACTATAAGGGCCAGTTCCAGATGACTGTCCGTGACAGCGGTTCAGGCACCAACAACGATGACACAACCACCAACTTCAACTTCCGCCGGAACCGGCTGGCCCTGATGGGGGCCTATGGCGATATGATGAGCCTGTATGTGCAGACGGAGTTTGTGGACCAGACCAGCATCAACACTCTGGGAGTCAACAGTACGCCGACCAACCCTGAATTCACGATCCTGGATGCGGTTGTACGTTTTAACCTGCATGACGCCTTCAATGTCAATGTCGGTAAATTCAAGTACAATTTCTCGCGTGAGAACCTGGAGGCCTGTGAAATGCCTCTGACGCTGGACCGTTCCCTGTTCATCCGCGCCCCCTTTGTGACCACCCGTGACATGGGTCTGGCAGTCTGGGGCAACGTGTACAAGGATATGTTCCAGTACCGGCTTGACGTCATGGAAGGGCGGAAAGCGGCTTCCGGCGAGAGTGCTCCCAAATCCAACTTCCGCTACACCATGCGGGCCCATGCCTCGCTGCTTGATCCGGAGAACGACTATGGCTACAAGGGGACCTATCTGGGCAAAAAGAAGGTTTTGACCATCGGCGGTGCCATGCAGTATGAACCGAAGGTTGCCTACAGCAACGTGGCAGCAAAAACCGGTGAAAAGGATTATTACGCCTGGACCCTGGACGGTTTCTTTGAGTATCCGGTTAAAGATATGGGCACCATTACCGTTTCCGGTGCCTACGCCAACTACAAGCTGGACAACGCCTATCTGGGCGCCAACCCCGACACGAACACCATCGGACTGAACGGGGAGAAAAACGGCTGGTACCTCAAGGGAGGCTACATGCTGCCCAACCTGCCGCTGCAACTCTTCGGCCGCTACGAAAAGTGGAAATTTGCCCAACTGAACAACATTTACGACCAGCGGGTTGACTGGGCCGGCGTCGGTGCCAACTACTACATCTGGGGCCAGAACCTGAAGGTTACCATGGAGTACGGCATGACCATGTTTGACAAGAAGGGTACCTACAGCGGTCCGGATGGTACCAATGTACGGACCAAAGACTTCAACACCTTTATTACCCAGCTACAGGTGATTTTCTAA